The following proteins come from a genomic window of Geminicoccaceae bacterium SCSIO 64248:
- the nuoH gene encoding NADH-quinone oxidoreductase subunit NuoH, whose protein sequence is MVELWTGYIWPLIWIVICILALVVPLLVGVAYLTLAERKVIAAMQLRQGPMTTGPFGLLQPLADGLKLFVKETVVPSGSNAVVFITAPMLTFILAMIGWAVIPLGDGLVLADINVGILYLFAISSLGVYGIIMAGWASNSRYAFLGALRSSAQMVSYEIAIGLIIISVLMTAGSLNLSDIVRSQAENGWYVFWHFPMFMVFIVSILAETNRHPFDLPEDESTLVTGYNVEYSSMAFALFFLGEYANMILMSGLTSVLFLGGWLPILDIAPFNWIPGPIWLILKICFVLFIFIWARATLPRYRYDQLMRLGWKIFLPLSLVWVVLTAGVLVGFGIAPT, encoded by the coding sequence ATGGTTGAGCTCTGGACCGGCTATATCTGGCCACTGATCTGGATCGTCATCTGCATCCTGGCGCTGGTGGTGCCGCTTCTGGTCGGGGTGGCGTACCTCACCCTGGCCGAGCGCAAGGTCATCGCGGCGATGCAGCTGCGCCAGGGGCCCATGACGACCGGGCCGTTCGGCCTGCTGCAACCGCTGGCCGACGGCCTCAAGCTGTTCGTCAAGGAGACGGTCGTGCCATCCGGCTCGAACGCGGTCGTCTTCATCACCGCGCCGATGCTGACCTTCATCCTCGCCATGATCGGCTGGGCGGTCATTCCGCTGGGCGACGGCCTGGTGCTGGCCGACATCAATGTCGGCATCCTCTATCTGTTCGCGATCAGCTCGCTCGGCGTGTACGGCATCATCATGGCCGGCTGGGCCAGCAACTCGCGCTACGCCTTCCTGGGCGCGCTGCGCTCCTCGGCGCAGATGGTGTCCTACGAGATCGCGATCGGCCTGATCATCATCAGCGTGCTGATGACCGCGGGATCGCTGAACCTGTCGGACATCGTCCGCTCGCAGGCCGAGAACGGCTGGTACGTGTTCTGGCACTTCCCGATGTTCATGGTCTTCATCGTGTCCATCCTGGCGGAGACCAACCGGCACCCGTTCGACCTGCCCGAGGACGAATCGACGCTCGTGACCGGCTACAACGTCGAGTACTCCTCCATGGCGTTCGCCCTGTTCTTCCTGGGCGAATACGCGAACATGATCCTGATGAGCGGGCTGACCTCGGTCCTGTTCCTGGGCGGCTGGCTGCCGATCCTGGACATCGCGCCGTTCAACTGGATCCCCGGTCCGATCTGGCTGATCCTCAAGATCTGCTTCGTTTTGTTCATCTTCATCTGGGCGCGGGCGACCCTGCCGCGCTACCGCTATGACCAGCTCATGCGGCTGGGCTGGAAGATTTTCCTGCCCCTGTCGCTGGTCTGGGTCGTGCTGACGGCCGGCGTCCTGGTCGGGTTCGGCATCGCGCCGACCTGA
- the nuoI gene encoding NADH-quinone oxidoreductase subunit NuoI yields the protein MAISLDRTARSFLWQELVSGFALTLKYMFKRKVTVNYPYEKGPLSPRFRGEHALRRYPNGEERCIACKLCEAICPAQAITISSERRADGTRRTTQYDIDMVKCIYCGMCEEACPVDAIVEGPNFEFATESRAELLYNKEKLLSNGDRWEPEIAANLAADAPYR from the coding sequence ATGGCGATCTCGCTCGATCGTACCGCCCGCTCGTTCCTCTGGCAGGAACTGGTCAGCGGCTTCGCCTTGACGCTGAAATACATGTTCAAGCGCAAGGTGACGGTGAACTACCCCTACGAGAAGGGACCGCTCAGCCCGCGCTTCCGCGGCGAGCACGCGCTGCGCCGCTACCCGAACGGCGAGGAGCGCTGCATCGCCTGCAAGCTGTGCGAGGCGATCTGCCCGGCCCAGGCGATCACCATCTCGTCCGAGCGCCGCGCCGACGGCACGCGCCGCACGACCCAGTACGACATCGACATGGTGAAGTGCATCTATTGCGGCATGTGCGAGGAGGCCTGCCCGGTCGATGCGATCGTCGAGGGGCCGAATTTCGAGTTCGCGACCGAGTCCCGCGCGGAGCTTCTGTACAACAAGGAGAAGCTGCTCTCGAACGGCGACCGCTGGGAGCCCGAGATCGCCGCGAACCTTGCCGCTGACGCGCCTTATCGCTAA
- a CDS encoding NADH-quinone oxidoreductase subunit J: protein MSLPLLIFFIFAAITVASGVMVISARNPVHSVLFLILAFFNSAALFVLLGAEFLAMILVVVYVGAVAVLFMFVVMMLNINVVAVREGFLQYLPVGALIGLILLVELLLVGGTWVLSPEITATGQTPIPPPDITTNTAAIGAVLYTDYFYLFQLAGLILLVAIVGAIALTLRHRVVAPRRQNVAAQVYRRRAEAIEVRRVTPGSGV from the coding sequence ATGAGCCTGCCCCTTCTCATCTTCTTCATCTTCGCGGCGATCACGGTCGCGTCGGGCGTGATGGTCATCTCCGCCCGCAATCCCGTGCACTCCGTGCTGTTCCTGATCCTCGCCTTCTTCAACTCGGCCGCCCTGTTCGTCCTGCTGGGCGCGGAGTTCCTGGCGATGATCCTGGTCGTGGTCTATGTCGGGGCGGTCGCGGTCCTGTTCATGTTCGTCGTCATGATGCTGAACATCAACGTGGTCGCGGTCCGGGAAGGGTTCCTGCAATATCTGCCGGTCGGCGCGCTGATCGGACTGATCCTCCTGGTCGAGCTCCTGTTGGTCGGCGGCACCTGGGTGCTCTCGCCCGAGATCACCGCGACTGGGCAGACGCCGATCCCGCCACCCGACATCACGACCAACACGGCCGCGATCGGGGCGGTGCTCTACACCGACTATTTCTACCTGTTCCAGCTGGCGGGCCTGATCCTGCTCGTCGCCATCGTGGGTGCGATCGCGCTGACGCTGCGCCACCGCGTGGTCGCGCCGCGCCGGCAGAACGTCGCGGCCCAGGTCTACAGGCGCCGCGCGGAAGCGATCGAGGTTCGGCGCGTCACGCCGGGGAGCGGTGTCTGA
- the nuoK gene encoding NADH-quinone oxidoreductase subunit NuoK, translating into MPVPLSYYLSLGAILFTLGVFGIFLNRKNVIVILMSIELILLSVNINFVAFSANLGDLVGQVFALFVLTVAAAEAAIGLAIVVVYFRNRGSIAVDDINLMKG; encoded by the coding sequence ATGCCGGTGCCTCTGTCCTACTATCTGTCGCTGGGAGCGATCCTGTTCACGCTGGGCGTGTTCGGCATCTTCCTCAACCGCAAGAACGTCATCGTGATCCTGATGTCGATCGAGCTGATCCTGCTCTCGGTCAACATCAACTTCGTCGCGTTCTCGGCCAATCTGGGCGACCTGGTCGGTCAGGTCTTCGCCCTGTTCGTGCTGACCGTCGCCGCCGCAGAGGCGGCCATCGGCCTGGCGATCGTCGTCGTCTACTTCCGCAATCGCGGCTCGATCGCGGTCGACGACATCAACCTGATGAAGGGCTGA
- the nuoL gene encoding NADH-quinone oxidoreductase subunit L, whose product MLYALPVFLPLIGAIVAGFFGRQIGDRGAQLATCIPMGLSLLLATILLFTVPGTEGGKVELLRWISAGTFEASWTLRVDALTAVMLFVVTSVSFLVHVYSVGYMSHDPSIPRFMAYLSLFTFAMLMLVTADNFIQLYFGWEGVGLASYLLIGFWYHKPSACAAAIKAFVVNRVGDFGLALGIAAIYLVFDSVQFDTVFAAAPSMVGTEINVFGMSFDTLTLICLLLFVGAMGKSAQLPLHTWLADAMEGPTPVSALIHAATMVTAGVFLVARVSPMMEYAPTALAFVTFIGASTAIFAATIGLTQFDIKRVIAYSTCSQLGYMFFACGVGAYPAAIFHLFTHAFFKALLFLGSGSVIHAMSDEQDMRKMGGIWKLIPYTYAMMWIGSLALAGIPWFAGYYSKDLVIETAWAAHTGIGNYAFAMGVLAALLTAFYSWRLLFMTFHGEPRASHDTMHHVHESPLVMTVPLGLLAFGAITAGFLGFGMAEGHEFWGGSIFMGPANHVIEHAHHAPAWVKLAPLVMSALGIALAFLFYIVKTDLPAKLVSAVRPVHTFLFNKWYFDELYDAVFVRPSKRIGTALWQAGDVFVIDGFGPNGVAATAWQVARQTTRLQTGYLYHYAFVMLIGVALLVTWYMLAV is encoded by the coding sequence ATGCTCTACGCCTTGCCGGTCTTCCTGCCGCTGATCGGCGCCATCGTCGCGGGCTTCTTCGGCCGCCAGATCGGCGACCGGGGCGCGCAGCTCGCCACCTGCATCCCGATGGGCCTGTCGCTCCTGCTCGCGACCATCCTGCTCTTCACCGTGCCGGGCACGGAAGGCGGCAAGGTCGAGCTCCTACGCTGGATCTCGGCCGGCACGTTCGAGGCCTCGTGGACGCTCCGGGTCGATGCGCTCACCGCGGTCATGCTGTTCGTGGTGACCTCGGTCTCGTTCCTGGTCCACGTCTACTCGGTCGGCTACATGAGCCACGATCCGAGCATCCCCAGGTTCATGGCCTATCTCTCGCTGTTCACCTTCGCCATGCTCATGCTGGTGACGGCGGACAACTTCATCCAGCTCTATTTCGGCTGGGAAGGCGTCGGCCTCGCCTCGTACCTGCTGATCGGCTTCTGGTACCACAAGCCCTCGGCCTGCGCCGCGGCGATCAAGGCCTTCGTCGTCAACCGCGTCGGCGATTTCGGCCTGGCGCTCGGCATCGCCGCCATCTACCTCGTCTTCGACTCGGTCCAGTTCGACACGGTGTTCGCGGCCGCGCCCTCGATGGTCGGCACCGAGATCAACGTGTTCGGCATGAGCTTCGACACGCTGACCCTCATCTGCCTGCTCCTGTTCGTGGGCGCGATGGGCAAGTCGGCCCAGCTGCCTTTGCACACCTGGCTGGCCGACGCGATGGAGGGCCCGACGCCCGTCTCCGCGCTGATCCACGCGGCGACCATGGTGACCGCCGGCGTCTTCCTGGTGGCGCGCGTCTCGCCGATGATGGAGTACGCACCGACCGCGCTCGCCTTCGTCACCTTCATCGGCGCGAGCACGGCGATCTTCGCTGCCACGATCGGGCTGACCCAGTTCGACATCAAGCGGGTCATCGCGTACTCGACCTGCTCGCAGCTGGGCTACATGTTCTTCGCCTGCGGCGTCGGCGCCTATCCCGCCGCGATCTTCCACCTGTTCACCCACGCCTTCTTCAAGGCGCTCTTGTTCCTGGGCTCGGGCTCGGTGATCCACGCCATGTCCGACGAGCAGGACATGCGCAAGATGGGCGGCATCTGGAAGCTGATCCCCTACACCTACGCCATGATGTGGATCGGCTCGCTGGCGCTTGCCGGCATCCCCTGGTTCGCCGGCTACTACTCCAAGGACCTGGTCATCGAGACGGCCTGGGCGGCGCATACCGGCATAGGCAACTACGCCTTCGCCATGGGCGTCCTCGCGGCACTGCTGACCGCGTTCTACTCCTGGCGCCTCCTGTTCATGACCTTCCACGGCGAGCCCCGCGCATCGCATGACACGATGCACCACGTGCACGAGTCGCCGCTCGTCATGACCGTTCCGCTCGGGCTCCTGGCCTTCGGCGCGATCACCGCCGGCTTCCTCGGCTTCGGCATGGCCGAGGGGCACGAGTTCTGGGGCGGGTCCATCTTCATGGGCCCGGCGAACCACGTCATCGAGCACGCCCACCACGCTCCGGCGTGGGTCAAGCTGGCGCCGCTCGTCATGAGCGCGCTCGGCATCGCGCTGGCCTTCCTGTTCTACATCGTGAAGACCGACCTGCCGGCCAAGCTCGTGAGCGCGGTCAGGCCGGTCCACACGTTCCTGTTCAACAAATGGTACTTCGACGAACTCTACGACGCCGTTTTCGTCCGGCCGTCCAAGCGGATCGGCACGGCGCTCTGGCAGGCGGGCGACGTGTTCGTCATCGACGGCTTCGGCCCGAACGGGGTCGCGGCCACCGCCTGGCAGGTCGCGCGGCAGACCACCCGCCTGCAGACCGGCTATCTCTACCACTACGCTTTTGTCATGCTGATCGGCGTCGCCTTGCTGGTCACATGGTACATGCTTGCCGTGTGA